In the Micromonospora narathiwatensis genome, one interval contains:
- a CDS encoding DsbA family protein: protein MTTPLQVTTARLGAPVTDADHTRGPVDAPVTIVEYADFQCRYCGSAHTNLAEVLRQRAETVRLVYRHFPIANVHPYAESAAEAAEAAARRGRFWEMHDWLYDHQDQLDPVHLSLGVEQLGLPADEIGAEVGRQAHADRIRRDFVGGIRSGVTATPTLFVNDVRHDGGYDLADLLAAVDAAANA, encoded by the coding sequence ATGACCACCCCGTTGCAGGTCACCACCGCGCGGCTGGGCGCACCGGTGACCGACGCCGACCACACCCGGGGACCCGTCGACGCGCCGGTCACCATCGTCGAGTACGCCGACTTCCAGTGCCGGTACTGCGGGTCCGCCCACACGAACCTGGCCGAGGTGCTGCGCCAGCGGGCCGAGACCGTACGCCTGGTCTACCGGCACTTCCCCATCGCCAACGTGCACCCGTACGCGGAGAGCGCGGCGGAGGCGGCCGAGGCGGCCGCCCGGCGGGGCCGGTTCTGGGAGATGCACGACTGGCTCTACGACCACCAGGACCAACTGGACCCGGTGCACCTGTCGCTCGGCGTCGAGCAGCTCGGGCTGCCGGCCGACGAGATCGGCGCGGAGGTGGGGCGGCAGGCCCACGCCGACCGGATCCGGCGGGACTTCGTCGGCGGCATCCGCAGCGGGGTGACCGCCACCCCGACCCTGTTCGTCAACGACGTCCGCCACGACGGCGGCTACGACCTGGCGGACCTGCTGGCCGCGGTGGACGCCGCCGCGAACGCCTGA
- a CDS encoding LuxR C-terminal-related transcriptional regulator, whose translation MPEEADRVEVAEAPSDVAVPSAAAARPGAPPLLASRLAPAALPEPVLVRPRLLDRVEQGVTGPVTLVCAPAGWGKTTLLASWARAGRTEPPPAWVAVEEGDTGERLWSYLAAALRAAAAGVPDEGPQPPVPDSPPRPDQLELLAAALAARDRPVRLVLDDLHRITDPAALTGLEFLLRHTDGRLLLVAGVRTDPPLALHRWRLAGELTEVGPDDLAFTDDEVADLLVAHGVPLPATAVPRLRERTGGWPAGLRFAALALRAQADPARAVERFGGDQPDVAAYLRDEVLAPLDPDARDVLRRSAIAAAVCADLADAVTGRPDAGQVLADLARAGGFLQQDGGTPPWYRCHPLLADLLHDELGRLGAEELRDLHLRAAGWYAGNDRPAEALRHTLAGGEWNRATELLIARWPELAPYEREAPAGRPPPEPPADAVRRDPELALACAAERAYGGDVEAAEHHLRRGVEHARGLPAPRRDRFRRLATALELTLARLTGDPAEVRRAAGRLLATRTATGPGDDPRAGTGEDADVRAVADTALGLVALAEGELPAAGERFAAARAAAQVAGRGRTELVGASRSALLDAARGGLRAAEGTARETLATPACQGWSARLDCGYAYLALALVAWHRDEPAEAAAHLALAGPATAEPAAAALAALCRAELLAGDGRSAAALRTLAEARARVPGRELAAWLTAAEAQLRAGVGDVDTARTLLTEALRGFDAGDAEAAALGVALARVELRAGGPRAAGPALPDWATPGAESWPLPVRLAAGLLDAVLAADGGDERRAGRVLEQVLDLAEPDGYRRVFTRAEPGVRDLLAAHLDSGTAHWATVSDLVRGADERRADEPADRRGRPERTGRPERTLDEPLTERELTILRYLQSILSNVEIAGELSLSVNTVKTHVRNIYRKLDATRRREAVQRARELRLI comes from the coding sequence ATGCCGGAGGAGGCTGACCGGGTCGAGGTCGCCGAGGCGCCGAGCGACGTCGCCGTGCCGTCGGCCGCGGCCGCCCGGCCCGGGGCACCGCCGCTGCTGGCGTCCCGGCTGGCCCCGGCCGCCCTGCCCGAACCGGTGCTGGTGCGGCCCCGGCTGCTGGACCGGGTGGAGCAGGGCGTGACCGGGCCGGTCACCCTGGTCTGCGCGCCGGCCGGCTGGGGCAAGACCACCCTGCTCGCCTCGTGGGCGCGGGCCGGCCGAACCGAGCCGCCGCCGGCCTGGGTGGCGGTGGAGGAGGGCGACACCGGGGAACGGCTCTGGTCGTACCTGGCGGCGGCGTTGCGGGCCGCCGCGGCGGGCGTACCGGACGAGGGGCCGCAACCGCCGGTGCCGGACAGCCCGCCCCGGCCCGACCAGCTCGAACTGCTCGCGGCGGCGCTCGCCGCCCGGGACCGCCCGGTACGGCTGGTCCTGGACGACCTGCACCGGATCACCGATCCGGCCGCGCTGACCGGGCTGGAGTTCCTGCTCCGCCACACCGACGGGCGGCTGCTGCTGGTGGCCGGCGTCCGGACCGATCCGCCCCTGGCCCTGCACCGGTGGCGGCTGGCCGGGGAGCTGACCGAGGTCGGACCGGACGACCTGGCGTTCACCGACGACGAGGTGGCGGACCTGCTGGTCGCGCACGGGGTGCCGCTGCCCGCCACGGCGGTGCCCCGGCTGCGGGAACGGACCGGCGGATGGCCGGCCGGGCTGCGCTTCGCCGCGCTGGCGCTGCGCGCCCAGGCCGACCCGGCCCGCGCCGTCGAACGGTTCGGCGGCGACCAGCCGGACGTCGCCGCGTACCTGCGGGACGAGGTGCTCGCCCCGCTGGATCCGGACGCCCGGGACGTGCTGCGGCGCAGCGCGATCGCCGCCGCCGTCTGCGCCGACCTCGCCGACGCGGTGACCGGACGGCCCGACGCCGGGCAGGTGCTGGCCGACCTGGCCCGCGCCGGCGGCTTCCTCCAGCAGGACGGCGGCACTCCGCCCTGGTACCGGTGCCACCCGCTGCTGGCCGACCTGCTCCACGACGAGCTGGGCCGGCTCGGCGCCGAGGAGCTGCGCGACCTGCACCTGCGGGCCGCCGGCTGGTACGCGGGCAACGACCGGCCGGCCGAGGCGCTGCGGCACACGCTGGCCGGGGGCGAGTGGAACCGGGCCACCGAGCTGCTGATCGCCCGGTGGCCGGAGCTGGCCCCGTACGAGCGGGAGGCGCCGGCGGGCCGACCGCCGCCCGAGCCACCCGCCGACGCCGTCCGCCGCGACCCGGAGCTGGCGCTGGCCTGTGCCGCCGAGCGGGCGTACGGCGGGGACGTCGAGGCGGCCGAGCACCACCTGCGGCGCGGCGTCGAGCACGCCCGGGGTCTGCCCGCCCCGCGTCGGGACCGGTTCCGCCGGCTGGCCACCGCACTGGAGCTGACCCTGGCCCGGCTCACCGGGGACCCTGCCGAGGTACGCCGTGCCGCCGGCCGGCTGCTCGCCACCCGTACCGCCACCGGGCCGGGGGACGATCCGCGGGCCGGGACCGGGGAAGACGCCGACGTCCGGGCGGTCGCCGACACCGCGCTCGGTCTGGTGGCGCTGGCCGAGGGCGAACTGCCCGCCGCCGGGGAGCGGTTCGCCGCAGCTCGGGCCGCCGCCCAGGTCGCCGGGCGAGGGCGTACGGAGTTGGTCGGCGCCAGCCGGTCGGCGCTGCTGGACGCGGCCCGGGGCGGGTTGCGGGCGGCCGAGGGGACCGCGCGGGAGACGCTGGCCACCCCGGCCTGCCAGGGCTGGTCCGCCCGGCTGGACTGCGGGTACGCGTACCTGGCGCTGGCCCTGGTGGCGTGGCACCGGGACGAACCGGCGGAGGCGGCGGCGCACCTGGCCCTCGCCGGCCCGGCCACGGCGGAGCCGGCGGCGGCGGCGCTGGCCGCGCTCTGCCGGGCCGAGCTGCTGGCCGGGGACGGCCGGTCGGCCGCCGCCCTGCGGACCCTCGCGGAGGCCCGGGCGCGGGTGCCGGGCCGGGAACTGGCCGCCTGGCTGACCGCCGCCGAGGCGCAGCTACGCGCGGGCGTCGGTGACGTGGACACCGCCCGGACGCTGCTCACCGAGGCGCTGCGCGGGTTCGACGCCGGGGACGCGGAGGCGGCGGCGCTGGGGGTGGCGCTGGCCCGGGTGGAGCTGCGCGCCGGCGGTCCGCGCGCCGCCGGGCCGGCGCTGCCCGACTGGGCCACGCCCGGCGCGGAGTCCTGGCCACTGCCGGTCCGGCTCGCCGCCGGCCTGCTCGACGCGGTGCTGGCCGCCGACGGCGGCGACGAGCGGCGGGCCGGGCGGGTCCTGGAGCAGGTGCTCGACCTGGCCGAGCCGGACGGCTACCGGCGGGTGTTCACCCGCGCCGAGCCGGGGGTACGCGACCTGCTCGCCGCGCACCTGGACTCCGGCACGGCGCACTGGGCGACGGTGAGCGACCTGGTACGCGGCGCGGACGAGCGGCGGGCCGACGAGCCGGCCGACCGGCGGGGCCGGCCGGAGCGGACGGGCCGGCCGGAGCGGACGCTGGACGAGCCGCTCACCGAGCGGGAACTGACGATCCTGCGCTACCTCCAGAGCATCCTGTCCAACGTGGAGATCGCCGGCGAGCTGTCGCTGTCGGTCAACACGGTGAAGACCCATGTCCGCAACATCTATCGCAAGCTCGACGCGACCCGCCGGCGCGAAGCGGTCCAGCGGGCCCGTGAGCTGCGGCTCATCTGA